The following are encoded together in the Bacillus cereus group sp. RP43 genome:
- the nfsA gene encoding oxygen-insensitive NADPH nitroreductase, producing MNEMIHKMEQHVSVRKYKEEPISKEIVERMVQAAQHAASSHFVQAYSVIYVTDQDLKAKLAELSGNRHVKDCAAFFVCCADLKRLEMACEKHGTEIKHEGVEDFIVATVDASLFAQNLALAAESLGYGICYIGGIRNNPKEVSELLHLPDKVYPVFGMTVGVPDEDHGVKPRLPVAAILHENGYDEKKYDELLNEYDETMNAYYKERSSNQKNVTWTESMSTFMSKEKRMHMKEFLSEKGLNKK from the coding sequence ATGAATGAGATGATACATAAAATGGAGCAACACGTTTCAGTTCGTAAATATAAAGAAGAACCAATTTCAAAAGAGATAGTAGAAAGAATGGTGCAAGCTGCACAGCATGCGGCTTCCTCACATTTTGTACAGGCTTATTCTGTTATATATGTAACAGATCAGGACCTAAAGGCTAAACTAGCAGAATTATCCGGGAATCGTCACGTGAAAGACTGCGCAGCATTCTTTGTTTGTTGTGCAGACTTAAAGCGACTTGAAATGGCATGTGAAAAACATGGAACAGAGATTAAACATGAGGGAGTAGAGGACTTTATTGTAGCAACAGTAGATGCCTCATTATTTGCACAAAACTTAGCACTTGCAGCTGAATCATTAGGATACGGCATTTGTTATATTGGCGGAATTCGTAATAACCCGAAAGAAGTGAGTGAATTGCTTCATTTACCGGATAAAGTATATCCGGTATTCGGAATGACAGTTGGCGTACCAGATGAAGATCATGGAGTTAAGCCACGTTTACCGGTAGCGGCCATTCTTCATGAAAATGGATACGATGAAAAGAAATATGATGAATTATTAAACGAATATGATGAAACGATGAATGCGTATTACAAAGAAAGATCGTCAAATCAAAAAAACGTAACATGGACGGAATCAATGAGCACATTTATGTCAAAAGAGAAGAGAATGCATATGAAAGAGTTTTTAAGTGAGAAAGGATTAAATAAAAAATAA
- a CDS encoding MATE family efflux transporter → METTEKLREKPIKSLFITYLIPAVLGMVLMSVNIVIDAVMISRGVGANGLAGVNVAIPAFSIFFSISLWIGMGGATLYSIALGENKLERARSIFTQSMTVAVIIVGILAAICLWRIEDLAYLFGANEVILPYALDYLQVLLTFGMIYVLENILSTFIRNDGNPNLAMAGLVVTAVLNIVFDYIFIFIFGWGVTGAASATILSAAIGFLVLLSHFFRKSSILKWTKFHFEWDTVKQIMVIGFPSFTAESTVAIVTIGFNIAFVQYAGELGVASYAMVNSIHAMTLLLFFGVGAALQPIASFHYGANLSERLREGLQFAVKIAVVLGGVAIIVGLFFGKYIIGLFDVQSPELLELTLTGISLFFIQYVFLGYNIVYGEYFQSVRQTKKSVLIIMSRGLLFIIPLLWIMPKLFGINGIWLVMPVAEVLTAIIVFTMNRMKHPVPLNMAREKEAI, encoded by the coding sequence ATGGAAACAACAGAGAAATTAAGAGAAAAACCTATTAAAAGCTTATTTATTACTTATTTAATACCAGCTGTTCTTGGGATGGTATTAATGTCAGTTAATATTGTGATTGATGCAGTCATGATTAGTAGAGGAGTGGGCGCAAACGGTTTGGCTGGAGTGAACGTAGCTATTCCAGCGTTTTCAATTTTCTTTTCTATTTCATTATGGATTGGAATGGGCGGAGCAACGTTATATTCCATTGCATTAGGGGAAAATAAACTGGAAAGAGCAAGGTCTATCTTTACTCAATCTATGACAGTGGCAGTTATTATCGTAGGCATTTTAGCGGCTATTTGCTTATGGAGAATAGAAGATTTAGCATATCTATTCGGCGCAAATGAAGTGATTTTGCCATATGCGTTAGACTATTTACAAGTGTTATTAACATTTGGAATGATATACGTTTTAGAAAATATTTTAAGTACATTTATACGTAACGACGGAAATCCTAATTTAGCAATGGCAGGCCTTGTCGTAACGGCTGTATTGAACATAGTGTTTGACTATATCTTTATTTTCATCTTTGGATGGGGCGTAACAGGTGCTGCCTCAGCGACTATTCTTTCAGCAGCGATTGGTTTCCTTGTATTATTATCTCACTTCTTTAGAAAAAGTAGTATTTTAAAATGGACGAAATTCCATTTTGAATGGGATACGGTTAAACAGATTATGGTGATTGGTTTCCCAAGCTTTACAGCAGAAAGTACAGTTGCAATTGTAACAATTGGTTTTAACATTGCGTTCGTTCAATATGCAGGAGAACTAGGTGTAGCTTCTTATGCGATGGTGAATAGTATTCATGCAATGACATTACTATTATTCTTCGGTGTTGGTGCAGCATTACAACCAATTGCTAGTTTCCATTACGGTGCAAACTTATCAGAAAGATTGCGTGAAGGATTGCAGTTTGCTGTAAAAATTGCGGTTGTACTCGGGGGCGTTGCGATAATTGTCGGATTATTCTTCGGGAAATATATCATTGGTCTATTTGATGTCCAATCGCCAGAACTATTGGAGTTAACGTTAACAGGTATTAGCTTGTTCTTTATCCAATACGTATTTTTAGGCTATAACATTGTGTATGGAGAGTACTTCCAATCAGTGCGACAAACGAAGAAATCCGTACTTATTATAATGAGCCGAGGATTACTATTTATTATTCCGTTGTTATGGATTATGCCAAAGTTATTTGGGATAAACGGAATTTGGCTCGTTATGCCAGTAGCTGAAGTATTGACAGCAATTATCGTATTTACGATGAATCGTATGAAACATCCTGTTCCGTTAAACATGGCGAGAGAGAAAGAAGCAATATAG
- a CDS encoding DUF421 domain-containing protein, with translation MLLFLFNVSFFFILFLLSLKLLGKSALAQLTPHDFGAIIFLSYLAFQAIPVAGALQAFFGMVTITCLHLLLTKLSLFNKLNRFILGHPIILIKHGDIIFENLQKSRYPIPELLSNLRVAGYPSVHEIEYAILESNGSISILPKRELVPLTPKDMNIDVKYAGLPIALIVDSQIQYDNLKLIHKDEKWLYKELKEKGITNIKNVAFASVQETDGSFAISLKE, from the coding sequence TTGCTTCTCTTTTTATTTAATGTATCGTTCTTTTTTATCTTATTTTTACTATCACTTAAGCTACTTGGTAAATCTGCATTAGCACAACTAACCCCTCATGATTTTGGGGCTATTATTTTTTTATCTTATTTAGCTTTTCAAGCGATACCAGTCGCTGGTGCTTTACAAGCATTTTTCGGCATGGTTACCATTACATGCTTACATCTACTTCTTACAAAACTAAGTTTATTCAATAAATTAAATCGCTTCATTCTCGGGCACCCCATTATTTTAATAAAACATGGAGATATTATTTTTGAGAACTTACAAAAAAGTAGATATCCGATCCCTGAATTGCTTTCTAATCTTCGCGTCGCCGGATATCCAAGTGTTCATGAAATTGAATATGCAATTTTAGAATCAAATGGATCTATAAGTATTTTGCCAAAGCGAGAACTTGTACCATTGACTCCAAAAGATATGAATATAGATGTTAAGTATGCTGGATTACCAATCGCCCTTATTGTCGATTCACAAATTCAATACGATAACTTAAAGTTGATCCATAAAGACGAAAAGTGGTTATATAAAGAGTTAAAAGAAAAAGGCATCACAAACATTAAAAATGTGGCTTTCGCTTCTGTGCAGGAGACAGATGGATCTTTTGCGATTAGTTTAAAAGAATAA
- a CDS encoding cation:proton antiporter, whose protein sequence is MEFEFFFQIALILLSTKLAGDLSVRLGQPSVLGKLIVGIVIGPAVLGWIENSELLTQLSNVGVILLMFMAGLETDLEELNANRNSSLAVALGGIVLPFVGGYVSGLVMGMEQGNAVFLGLLLCATSVSISVQTLRDLGKMKTRESTTMLGAAVFDDILVVILLAFAMSFLGTDDVNLTMVILKKVVFFASIILIGWKGVPAIMRWLSPLRVSESIVSAALIICFSFAYFGELLGIAGIIGAFAAGIAISQTNYKHEVEKKVEPIAYAMFVPVFFVSIGMNITFDGIGDQIWFILALTVIAVFTKLIGCGFGARMTGFDAKSSAIIGAGMVSRGEVALIIAGTGLSSGLLAQDYFTAIVIVVILTTMITPPMLKYTFGAKDKAMKASK, encoded by the coding sequence ATGGAATTCGAATTTTTCTTTCAAATTGCACTTATTTTATTAAGTACAAAGCTTGCTGGTGATCTTAGTGTCCGATTAGGTCAACCTTCTGTACTAGGTAAATTAATTGTCGGTATCGTTATCGGTCCAGCAGTATTAGGTTGGATTGAGAATTCAGAACTTCTAACGCAATTAAGTAACGTCGGGGTTATTCTTTTAATGTTTATGGCTGGACTTGAAACAGACTTAGAAGAATTAAACGCAAATCGTAATTCTTCTTTAGCAGTTGCACTCGGAGGTATCGTTCTTCCATTCGTAGGTGGTTATGTTTCTGGTCTTGTTATGGGCATGGAACAAGGGAACGCGGTTTTTTTAGGATTACTTCTATGTGCGACAAGTGTTAGTATTTCCGTACAAACACTTCGCGATTTAGGTAAAATGAAAACACGTGAAAGTACAACAATGCTTGGAGCAGCTGTATTTGATGACATTCTTGTTGTTATTTTATTAGCATTCGCAATGAGCTTCTTAGGTACAGACGATGTAAACTTAACAATGGTTATCTTGAAGAAAGTCGTATTCTTCGCTTCTATTATTTTAATCGGATGGAAAGGTGTTCCAGCGATTATGCGTTGGTTATCACCACTACGCGTATCTGAGTCTATCGTGAGCGCGGCTCTTATCATCTGTTTCTCGTTCGCATATTTCGGCGAACTATTAGGAATTGCTGGTATTATTGGTGCTTTCGCAGCTGGTATCGCTATTTCTCAAACGAACTACAAACACGAAGTAGAAAAGAAAGTAGAACCAATCGCTTACGCTATGTTCGTACCAGTATTCTTCGTAAGTATCGGTATGAATATTACATTTGACGGTATTGGTGATCAAATTTGGTTCATTTTAGCATTAACAGTAATCGCTGTATTCACAAAACTAATCGGTTGTGGATTCGGTGCACGAATGACTGGATTTGATGCAAAGTCTTCTGCAATTATCGGTGCTGGTATGGTTTCTCGTGGTGAAGTTGCTCTTATCATCGCAGGTACAGGACTTTCTTCTGGACTATTAGCACAAGATTACTTTACAGCTATCGTTATTGTCGTTATTTTAACAACGATGATTACACCACCAATGTTAAAATATACTTTTGGTGCAAAAGATAAAGCAATGAAAGCAAGTAAATAA
- a CDS encoding DUF4870 domain-containing protein: MKGNNILSSLCYFSIFFAPFLLPIIVYFVAEDEVKYHAKKAFWSHIFPYAILFGGLALSGVYGLSFNQSESVGIGMVITYAVFILVGIYYFIWNIVKGIKVLKAA; this comes from the coding sequence ATGAAAGGGAATAATATATTATCTTCACTTTGTTACTTTAGTATCTTTTTTGCACCATTTTTACTGCCAATTATCGTGTACTTCGTTGCGGAAGATGAAGTGAAATATCATGCAAAAAAAGCATTTTGGTCACATATCTTCCCATATGCAATTTTATTTGGAGGATTAGCACTATCAGGAGTATACGGTTTAAGTTTCAATCAGTCTGAGAGCGTTGGAATTGGGATGGTTATAACGTATGCAGTGTTTATCCTTGTAGGGATTTACTACTTCATTTGGAATATCGTTAAAGGTATTAAGGTGTTGAAAGCAGCTTAA
- a CDS encoding YdcF family protein: MRKKKIIKYILVVIMIFAVYAGFLQYNIYKHGHMNATYDADYIIVLGSKVNGTKPSYSLQYRIDKAAEYLKSHEKTIAIVSGGQGKGEDITEALAMKQGLMKQNIAEDRIIMENRSTSTDENIKFSKSLIPEHMKKGMIVTNDFHMFRAKKIAEKQGLTLEGLPAKTPKPIIVQSNVREYLAITQYWFMNRI, translated from the coding sequence ATGAGAAAGAAGAAAATAATTAAGTACATTTTAGTTGTTATAATGATCTTCGCCGTGTATGCGGGGTTTTTACAATATAACATCTATAAGCATGGGCATATGAATGCCACCTACGATGCGGATTATATAATTGTACTAGGATCGAAAGTAAATGGAACAAAACCTTCTTATTCATTGCAATATCGTATTGATAAAGCAGCTGAGTATTTAAAATCACATGAGAAAACAATCGCTATCGTATCTGGAGGCCAAGGAAAAGGTGAAGATATTACAGAAGCATTAGCGATGAAACAAGGATTAATGAAACAAAATATTGCAGAAGACCGCATTATAATGGAAAATCGTTCGACGAGCACAGATGAAAATATTAAATTTTCAAAATCTCTTATCCCTGAACATATGAAAAAAGGGATGATTGTAACGAACGATTTTCATATGTTCCGAGCAAAAAAGATTGCAGAAAAACAAGGATTGACATTAGAAGGTCTTCCGGCGAAAACACCGAAGCCAATTATTGTTCAATCGAACGTTCGAGAATATTTAGCGATTACGCAATATTGGTTTATGAATCGAATATAG
- a CDS encoding sulfite exporter TauE/SafE family protein, with protein MEIIFIFICIILVASILQTSTGFGFSIMATPFLLMLFLPQEAIQINIILSLIISISLIWKIRMDIDFILLKRLIFGSIVGVPFGILIFISININTFKLAISILLLLLTLMLICNFKIKSTKSRDFLVGGLSGLLTTSIGMPGPPLLLYFTGTDTKKEKLRATTLAFYLFIYFISLMTQILFTGTNKTIWESSFYAMPIVFLGLFIGQIIFKWLNQRIFKIFTYILLSCTGGYLLIESLNSL; from the coding sequence TTGGAGATTATATTCATTTTCATATGTATTATATTAGTAGCTTCTATTTTACAAACAAGTACCGGTTTTGGCTTTTCTATTATGGCAACACCTTTTTTACTCATGTTATTTCTACCACAAGAAGCTATACAAATAAATATCATTTTATCATTAATTATTTCCATATCACTCATTTGGAAAATAAGAATGGACATTGATTTTATTCTACTGAAAAGATTAATTTTCGGAAGTATAGTTGGTGTTCCTTTTGGTATTTTAATTTTCATTTCCATTAACATCAACACATTTAAATTAGCAATTAGCATCCTGCTCTTACTATTAACGTTGATGCTAATATGCAACTTTAAGATTAAATCAACAAAATCTAGAGATTTCTTAGTGGGTGGATTATCTGGTCTTTTAACGACAAGTATCGGTATGCCAGGTCCTCCCCTGTTACTTTATTTTACAGGAACTGATACAAAAAAAGAGAAGTTAAGAGCAACTACTTTAGCTTTTTATCTGTTTATATATTTCATTAGTCTGATGACTCAAATACTCTTTACTGGCACTAACAAAACAATTTGGGAATCAAGTTTTTATGCAATGCCAATTGTATTTTTAGGTTTGTTTATAGGACAAATTATTTTCAAATGGCTTAATCAACGGATTTTTAAAATATTTACGTACATCCTTTTAAGTTGTACGGGGGGTTATCTTCTTATTGAAAGTTTGAATTCGTTATAG
- a CDS encoding MerR family transcriptional regulator, with protein MLLNKRFTIGEMAKMHNIAESTLRYYDEKGIFHPSIVDSQTNYRYYTIDQFSLLDTIKFLRQLNIPLKEIKKYIDERNPSYALNLLEKQQEMMLKKQREIEYALAKMEHKIHLMKKATESEANQIIYKKIPKRKITAIAVAPNTTDDMFEYYIHSLQKNMKQIDNSLFSGDIGVTVSQKALLQNEFQAYNSVFILLDYMPFQLHTSDEIKEGIFACSYHHGPYEETDATYTKLLKHIDNEGYEVCGDALELALIDWSVTENPKEQVTEIQIPVVKK; from the coding sequence ATGTTATTAAATAAACGTTTTACAATTGGAGAAATGGCAAAAATGCATAATATAGCGGAATCTACATTACGTTATTATGACGAGAAAGGAATTTTTCATCCGTCAATTGTTGATTCGCAAACGAATTATCGCTATTACACAATTGATCAGTTTTCACTATTAGACACGATTAAATTTTTACGCCAATTGAATATCCCGTTAAAGGAAATAAAGAAATATATTGATGAACGAAATCCGTCTTATGCGCTGAATTTACTTGAAAAACAACAAGAAATGATGCTGAAAAAGCAAAGAGAAATCGAGTATGCTTTGGCAAAAATGGAACATAAAATCCATTTAATGAAGAAAGCGACGGAATCAGAAGCGAATCAAATTATTTATAAAAAGATACCGAAGCGAAAAATAACAGCAATTGCAGTTGCACCAAATACAACGGATGATATGTTTGAATATTATATCCATTCGCTACAAAAAAATATGAAGCAAATTGATAATAGTTTATTTTCAGGAGATATCGGTGTAACGGTTTCCCAAAAAGCATTACTTCAAAATGAGTTTCAAGCATATAACAGTGTGTTTATTTTATTGGACTACATGCCTTTTCAATTGCATACTTCAGATGAAATAAAAGAAGGGATATTTGCTTGTTCTTATCACCATGGACCGTATGAAGAAACAGACGCAACGTATACGAAATTATTAAAGCACATTGATAACGAAGGATACGAAGTGTGCGGAGATGCGCTTGAGCTTGCGTTAATTGATTGGTCTGTAACAGAAAATCCGAAGGAGCAAGTAACGGAAATTCAAATACCTGTTGTTAAAAAATAA